TTATAGACCAACTACATTTTCATAACTCCTGGGAGACATAGGATGAATATCCAACGCAGAATCAGCCCCCCTTTGGATCATGCTTCAACCGCTGGCTATACGCTGTTGGAAGTACTCCTAGTTGTGATTATTGTGGGGATCTTGGCTGCGATCGCGGCTCCGGGATGGCTCAGTTTTATGAATAATCAAAGAACCAACTCTGCCCGTTCTCAGATTTTTGATATTTTGCGCCGAGCCCAAACAGAGGCAAAGCAAACTAAGACGCCTCGAGAAGTTCGCTTTGATTTGGCTAATCTCCGCTTAGCCATACTACCCTGCCCAAATTCAGGCAGTGTGGATGCAGCTGTGTCTGCGAATCGAAACTGCACTCAAAATCGAACCGCGATTCCAGATGCTACTGTGACTAAATGGGAAACTTTAGGCAATGGTAATTTGAGTAAAGATAACGTTACGTTTGATAAAACAGGCAATGCGTGGGTTGTCTTTGATAACTATGGGGAGATTGTTCGAGAGACCACTCAGCCAATAGCTACAAATGCCATTTTTAAGATAGGTGTAAAGCCGACACGCGGTGGAACAACCAAATGTGTCATTATTCAGACGGTATTAGGTGGAATGAGAGAAGGTGAAGGGACTGACTGTAATTGAT
The sequence above is drawn from the Alkalinema sp. FACHB-956 genome and encodes:
- a CDS encoding prepilin-type N-terminal cleavage/methylation domain-containing protein → MNIQRRISPPLDHASTAGYTLLEVLLVVIIVGILAAIAAPGWLSFMNNQRTNSARSQIFDILRRAQTEAKQTKTPREVRFDLANLRLAILPCPNSGSVDAAVSANRNCTQNRTAIPDATVTKWETLGNGNLSKDNVTFDKTGNAWVVFDNYGEIVRETTQPIATNAIFKIGVKPTRGGTTKCVIIQTVLGGMREGEGTDCN